The following proteins are encoded in a genomic region of Molothrus aeneus isolate 106 chromosome 14, BPBGC_Maene_1.0, whole genome shotgun sequence:
- the LOC136562446 gene encoding uncharacterized protein: MEEQNPSPQSPKERHQLRDGGRSQQEDGTRCISTLPRKLPPSHTSSRPQLQQPRGSQGRSLHWLTLPRSSQGSQGRSLHWLTLPHSSQGTQGRSLTRLTSPRSSQGTQARSRPRLTSPCSSQGSQARSRPRLTSPCSSQGSQAWSVSRLTSSLSTLSSAGTESRLSPDAGGPEQGPQGCKCRPGGSLQPSIQASRATARGQLRLVRSRWARSGLVGPEAASTRKPIPVPWRKASHRVDQEAQTETWAQEVDSAVQYAEQETQTDTVAEEETNSAAPLMVDQETETEAPIQKKSSASSQITDEWTQTKAHSSAPSTGTVALAHQQPPSLSCRAFWRSCTTGQPHAASALQDLKDSHCSRQPLQPERSTPEKWGWTALPPYSWPWLIEMNRF; the protein is encoded by the exons ATGGAGGAGCAGAACCCCAGTCCCCAGAGCCCCAAAGAGAGGCACCAGCTGAGAGACGGAGGGAGAAGCCAACAGGAGGATGGCACCAGGTGTATCAGCACCCTCCCCAGGAAGCTGCCTCCATCCCACACCTCCTCCCgtccacagctgcagcagccccggggcagccAGGGCCGGTCCCTGCACTGGCTGACATTGCCccgcagctcccagggcagccagggtcGGTCCCTGCACTGGCTGACATtgccccacagctcccagggcaccCAGGGCCGGTCCCTAACCCGGCTGACATCGCCCCGCAGCTCCCAGGGCACCCAGGCCCGGTCCCGGCCCCGGCTGACAtcgccctgcagctcccagggcagccaggcccGGTCCCGGCCCCGGCTGACAtcgccctgcagctcccagggcagccaggcctGGTCTGTGTCCCGGCTGACATCGTCCCTCAGCACCCTGAGCTCGGCGGGTACCGAGAGCCGCCTCAGCCCGGACGCGGGGGGCCCGGAACAAGGCCCGCAGGGGTGCAAGTGCCGCCCTGGTGGCTCCTTGCAGCCGTCCATCcaggccagcagagccacagcccgTGGCCAGCTCCGACTCGTGAGGAGCCGCTGGGCCCGCAGCGGCCTGGTGGGGCCAGAAGCG GCCTCCACGAGGAAACCAATTCCTGTCCCATGGAGAAAGGCCTCTCACCGTGTGGATCAAGAAGCCCAGACTGAGACCTGGGCACAAGAGGTGGATTCAGCTGTTCAATATGCTGAGCAGGAGACACAGACAGATACTGTGGCAGAAGAGGAGACAAATTCAGCTGCTCCCCTCATGGTTGACCAGGAGACAGAAACTGAGGCTCCGATACAAAAGAAGAGTTCAGCTTCTTCTCAAATCACTGATGAGTGGACACAGACCAAggcccacagctctgccccttcCACAGGCACTGTGGCCCTGGCTCACCAGCAGCCgccctccctgtcctgcagggcaTTCTGGCGCTCCTGCACGACGGGACAGCCTCATGCTGCCAGCGCCCTGCAGGATCTCAAGGACAGCCACTGCTCCAGGCAGCCACTACAGCCTGAGCGCAGCACACCAGAGAAGTGGGGATGGACAGCACTGCCGCCCTACTCTTGGCCATGGCTCATTGAGATGAACCggttttaa